The following proteins come from a genomic window of Mariniflexile sp. TRM1-10:
- a CDS encoding DUF2911 domain-containing protein: MNTFLKRILILLTIVALGLFLYSIFVENIFEKRLSPKDTVKFELNDLKLKVFYNRPYKKGREIFGALVPFNQVWRTGANEATTFETNQDLEIKGIPLPAGKYTLWTVPRDSTWTVLFNSKQYSWGVNSEMQPMWDPNYDVVDVEVPVKKLNSPVEQFTIAFDNSTDSLALTMAWDDIKIAVPLNE, encoded by the coding sequence ATGAACACCTTTTTAAAACGCATTTTAATACTCTTAACCATTGTTGCCCTAGGCTTATTCTTATATTCTATTTTTGTTGAAAATATTTTTGAAAAACGTTTGAGTCCAAAAGACACTGTAAAGTTTGAACTAAACGATTTAAAACTCAAAGTGTTTTATAACAGACCTTACAAAAAAGGAAGGGAAATTTTTGGTGCCTTAGTGCCTTTCAATCAGGTTTGGAGAACAGGTGCCAATGAAGCGACTACCTTTGAAACCAATCAAGATCTGGAAATAAAAGGCATCCCCTTACCTGCCGGAAAATACACGCTATGGACAGTCCCTAGAGACAGCACCTGGACGGTACTTTTTAATTCTAAACAATACTCTTGGGGTGTAAATTCTGAAATGCAACCCATGTGGGATCCCAACTATGATGTTGTAGATGTTGAAGTACCCGTTAAAAAATTAAATTCGCCAGTAGAACAATTCACCATAGCTTTTGATAATTCTACTGATAGTTTAGCTCTAACCATGGCTTGGGATGATATTAAAATTGCTGTTCCGCTTAATGAATAA
- a CDS encoding RNA polymerase sigma factor, which translates to MFQVDIIEQCKQNNRKAQLQLYNQYCDGMYSVAKRFLKDADDAEDVVQEAFIKAFSKLNQYKAEVTFGAWLKRIVVNKSIDFLKSKKQQLVELDEVHLKVVDTSEDDKWSVEDVITLNDVKKAINNLPEKYQYVVMLYLIDGYDHQEISEILNISEVASRTQLSRGKIKLQELLTLKRNGTRY; encoded by the coding sequence ATGTTTCAGGTTGACATTATAGAACAATGTAAACAAAACAATCGGAAAGCACAATTGCAGTTATACAACCAGTACTGCGATGGTATGTATAGTGTTGCCAAACGATTTTTGAAAGATGCCGATGATGCCGAAGATGTGGTGCAAGAGGCTTTTATTAAAGCATTCTCTAAGCTAAATCAGTACAAAGCAGAAGTCACTTTTGGTGCTTGGTTAAAACGTATTGTCGTAAATAAAAGTATCGATTTCTTAAAATCTAAAAAACAACAGCTTGTTGAATTAGATGAGGTGCACCTAAAAGTTGTAGATACTTCAGAAGACGACAAATGGTCGGTAGAAGACGTCATTACATTAAACGATGTAAAAAAGGCAATTAATAACTTACCTGAAAAGTATCAGTATGTGGTAATGCTCTATCTTATTGATGGTTACGACCATCAAGAGATTTCAGAGATCTTAAATATTTCTGAAGTTGCATCGCGTACACAACTATCTCGAGGTAAAATAAAGTTACAAGAACTGTTAACACTTAAAAGAAATGGCACAAGATATTAG